A stretch of the Lolium rigidum isolate FL_2022 unplaced genomic scaffold, APGP_CSIRO_Lrig_0.1 contig_61873_1, whole genome shotgun sequence genome encodes the following:
- the LOC124681939 gene encoding protein NRT1/ PTR FAMILY 8.3-like, translating to MSSLRTSSPRPYILLDAGDDTEGGGRPPLVRQLTYRSPRILLASPRSASPRIDEARQLGLPSPRIAEESPQAPLLDDRTITSRKAPFALTYRSFKRTNSLLASSSPRVASTSPGIRSPRIDEESLISQRIAEESLQAPPLLTDKKVTSSSKAPFVVLGFECLESTAFNGISTNLVVYLETVLHGSNLGSASNVATWFGTSYLTPIFGAIVADTYWGNYNTILVSLAVYLLGMLLVTFSAFLPPEVSSAFVSTKTLAFVGLYLVAIGSGGVRSSLLPFGAEQFDDTIAEDREDKASFFSWFYLCVDFGPIVSGLFIVWIQLNVSWGLGFAISTACIALACAAFLLATPMYKRSMPTGTPLKSLCQVLVAACRKASLKLPSDAGLLYEASDDNKDDNCFYQLAPRIAHTGEFRFLDKAAIFSDLDVTLVEGTSWKLCTVTQVEELKILLRLLPVWTTSIIFSAAYSQMNTTFIQQGSAMDMNIFSLNIPAASLSSFEVLCVLAWVVLYGKVIVPALGAFYSGGNGEPSQLQRMGAGRVLMALSMALAAVVEKSRLASVARGELIGIAWQLPQYFFLAGGEVFCYIAQLEFFYGEAPDTMKSMCTSLALLTIALGSYLSSLIYAVIALFTATADSPGWIADDLNEGHLDYFFWIMAAISILNFLVYSAFAKNYKLKTVLS from the exons ATGAGTAGCCTTCGAACATCATCGCCAAGGCCGTATATCCTCCTGGACGCCGGAGACGACACGGAGGGAGGTGGGCGCCCGCCCCTCGTACGCCAG CTCACCTACCGTTCCCCAAGGATTCTACTTGCTTCCCCAAGGAGTGCTTCTCCAAGGATCGATGAGGCGAGACAGCTAGGGCTTCCCTCGCCACGGATTGCAGAGGAGAGCCCGCAAGCGCCACTTCTCGATGACAGGACAATAACCAGCCGCAAGGCACCGTTT GCTCTCACCTACCGTTCGTTCAAAAGAACAAATAGTCTGCTTGCTTCCTCAAGCCCAAGGGTTGCTTCCACAAGCCCGGGGATTCGGTCGCCAAGGATTGATGAGGAGAGCTTGATATCGCAGAGGATTGCAGAGGAGAGCCTGCAAGCACCGCCTCTTCTCACTGACAAGAAAGTAACCAGTAGCAGCAAGGCGCCGTTTGTAGTACTAG GGTTCGAGTGCCTGGAGAGCACGGCGTTCAATGGCATCTCCACGAACCTGGTGGTGTACCTGGAGACCGTCCTCCACGGCAGCAACCTCGGCAGCGCGTCCAACGTCGCCACCTGGTTTGGGACCAGCTACCTCACGCCCATCTTCGGGGCCATCGTCGCCGACACCTACTGGGGCAACTACAACACCATCCTCGTCTCCCTCGCCGTCTACCTCCTCGGCATGCTGCTCGTCACCTTTTCCGCCTTCCTGCCGCCCGAGGTCTCGTCCGCGTTCGTCAGCACCAAGACGCTCGCGTTCGTGGGGCTCTACCTGGTGGCCATCGGGAGCGGCGGCGTGAGGTCCTCTCTGCTGCCGTTCGGCGCCGAGCAgttcgacgacaccatcgccgaggACCGGGAGGACAAGGCCTCCTTCTTCAGTTGGTTCTACCTCTGCGTCGACTTCGGCCCCATCGTGTCCGGCCTCTTCATCGTCTGGATCCAGCTCAACGTCAGCTGGGGCCTCGGCTTCGCCATCTCCACAGCGTGCATCGCGCTCGCCTGCGCCGCCTTCCTACTCGCCACGCCCATGTACAAGCGCAGCATGCCCACCGGCACGCCGCTCAAGAGCCTCTGCCAGGTGCTCGTCGCCGCCTGCAGGAAGGCCAGCCTCAAGCTGCCCTCCGACGCCGGCCTTCTCTACGAGGCCAGCGACGACAACAAGGATGATAATTGTTTCTACCAGCTGGCGCCCAGGATCGCGCACACCGGCGAGTTCAGGTTTCTGGACAAGGCGGCCATCTTCTCGGACCTCGACGTCACCCTGGTCGAGGGGACGTCGTGGAAGCTCTGCACCGTCACGCAGGTGGAGGAGCTCAAGATTCTCCTGCGGCTCCTGCCGGTGTGGACGACCAGCATCATCTTCTCCGCGGCATACTCCCAGATGAACACCACCTTCATCCAGCAGGGCAGCGCCATGGACATGAACATCTTCTCCCTGAACATACCGGCCGCGTCGCTGAGCTCCTTCGAGGTGCTATGCGTCCTCGCCTGGGTGGTCCTCTACGGCAAGGTGATCGTGCCCGCGCTCGGCGCCTTCTACTCTGGCGGCAACGGGGAGCCGTCGCAACTGCAGCGGATGGGGGCTGGCCGCGTCCTCATGGCGCTCTCCATGGCCCTCGCCGCGGTCGTCGAGAAGAGCCGACTCGCCAGCGTCGCGCGAGGAGAGCTCATCGGCATCGCGTGGCAGCTACCGCAGTActtcttcctcgccggcggggaggtgTTCTGCTACATTGCCCAgctcgagttcttctacggcgagGCGCCCGACACCATGAAGAGCATGTGCACGTCGCTCGCGCTCCTCACCATCGCGCTCGGGAGCTACCTGAGCTCGCTCATATACGCGGTCATTGCTCTCTTCACGGCCACCGCCGACAGCCCCGGCTGGATCGCCGACGACCTCAACGAGGGGCACCTCGACTACTTTTTCTGGATAATGGCCGCCATTTCCATACTCAACTTCCTCGTGTACAGCGCATTTGCCAAGAACTACAAGCTCAAGACGGTCCTCTCGTGA